One Natronomonas moolapensis 8.8.11 genomic region harbors:
- a CDS encoding DUF7283 family protein: MFGPPLDAWYVWIGLAIVSSTAVGAVTALPSAVPPDASGAARTVDGVAASEHAAVGKHPLSNAEAVRIGSDSVSLRGPGGTEHAAFGYGPVVPVLDDPELRATLRGDPPERAFRTPAEFERAVRHARAAKPQWQGADRLVVRRIDWEGTDVVLAG; this comes from the coding sequence ATGTTCGGACCGCCGCTGGATGCGTGGTACGTCTGGATCGGGTTGGCGATCGTCAGCAGCACCGCCGTCGGGGCCGTAACCGCCCTTCCGTCTGCGGTTCCGCCGGACGCCTCGGGGGCGGCCCGGACGGTCGACGGCGTCGCCGCGAGCGAACACGCCGCCGTCGGCAAGCATCCGCTGTCGAACGCCGAGGCGGTGCGGATCGGGTCGGATTCGGTGTCGCTTCGCGGGCCGGGCGGCACCGAACACGCCGCGTTCGGCTACGGCCCTGTCGTCCCGGTCCTCGACGACCCGGAACTCCGGGCGACACTCAGGGGCGACCCCCCGGAACGGGCGTTCCGGACGCCCGCCGAGTTCGAGCGAGCCGTACGGCATGCCCGGGCGGCGAAACCACAGTGGCAGGGCGCCGACCGGCTCGTCGTCAGGCGGATCGACTGGGAGGGAACGGACGTTGTCCTCGCCGGATAA
- a CDS encoding type II secretion system F family protein — protein sequence MALDQARPIRALAALSPRNSTPASMRAVAPFLEGDPRTLAAAADGVGVVVGLCLGAVAIGLGRPSLLVAAVGVGSGATVLARGGVLAVANARQSRTLGTAPTIVSRAVLRMRIAPAAEEAAAFAAGTEGRLGSRLADHVGRARGTPASGLGAFAEAWRGRFPALYRSLTLVEAAADAPEGERDRALGRAMETILDGTRDRATEAADSLRGPSTAMYAFGVLLPLALVSVLPAAGAAGVEATLPAIVGVYDFVLPAGLLCGSGWLLANRPVAFPPAPIDSEVASSPAVYVAAGVGSGLVGAVAARTLLPRWTVALTAVGVGVGSALVVRYRPVVAVRKRTDELESGLSDALYLVGRRVSDGIAVEQAVADAAGELEGIVGGAFRSAARRQRQLRVGVEAAFVGEHGALEDLPSQRAESTARLLGMAAGTGAPAGRALVETADHLDELRRVERDAKQDLGRVTSTLSNTAAFFGPLVGGATVALADSVGTTEALNGSAPETAGLGIAVGVYVFLMAAVLTGLSTGLQRGLDRATVGYRVGIALCTATVTFLLAVFATSAVSGGL from the coding sequence CAGGCTCGGCCGATCCGTGCGCTGGCGGCGTTGTCGCCGCGCAACTCGACGCCCGCGTCGATGCGGGCGGTCGCGCCGTTCCTCGAGGGGGACCCTCGAACGCTCGCCGCCGCGGCCGACGGCGTCGGAGTCGTCGTCGGCCTCTGTCTCGGGGCGGTGGCGATCGGACTGGGTCGGCCCTCGCTGCTTGTCGCCGCGGTGGGCGTCGGCTCCGGAGCGACGGTCCTCGCCCGCGGTGGTGTTCTCGCGGTCGCCAACGCCCGACAGAGCCGGACGCTCGGCACCGCACCGACGATCGTCAGCCGCGCCGTCCTTCGGATGCGGATCGCGCCCGCGGCCGAGGAAGCGGCCGCCTTCGCCGCCGGGACGGAGGGGCGACTCGGGAGTCGCCTCGCCGACCACGTCGGGCGCGCTCGCGGGACGCCAGCGTCTGGACTCGGTGCGTTCGCCGAAGCCTGGCGCGGGCGGTTCCCGGCGCTGTATCGGTCGCTGACCCTCGTCGAGGCCGCTGCCGACGCCCCCGAGGGCGAGCGCGACCGGGCGCTCGGTCGCGCGATGGAGACGATCCTGGACGGAACGCGGGATCGTGCCACGGAGGCCGCCGACTCGCTCCGGGGACCGTCGACGGCGATGTACGCCTTCGGCGTCCTCCTCCCGCTCGCGCTCGTCAGCGTGTTGCCGGCCGCGGGCGCGGCGGGCGTCGAGGCGACGCTGCCGGCGATCGTCGGCGTGTACGACTTCGTCCTCCCCGCTGGGCTGCTCTGCGGGAGCGGCTGGCTGCTCGCGAACCGTCCTGTGGCGTTCCCGCCGGCACCGATCGACAGCGAAGTCGCGTCCAGTCCGGCGGTGTACGTCGCTGCGGGGGTCGGCTCCGGTCTCGTCGGCGCCGTCGCGGCACGGACGCTTCTCCCGAGATGGACGGTGGCGCTCACCGCGGTCGGTGTAGGGGTCGGATCCGCCCTCGTCGTCCGGTATCGTCCGGTGGTCGCCGTCCGGAAACGGACCGACGAACTAGAATCGGGGCTCTCCGATGCGCTGTATCTCGTCGGCCGCCGCGTCTCCGACGGGATCGCCGTCGAACAGGCGGTTGCGGACGCGGCCGGGGAGCTGGAGGGGATCGTCGGCGGAGCGTTCCGCTCGGCTGCCAGGCGTCAGCGACAGCTCCGCGTCGGCGTCGAGGCGGCGTTCGTCGGCGAACACGGCGCCCTCGAGGATCTACCGAGCCAGCGGGCCGAGAGCACCGCCCGGTTGCTCGGCATGGCCGCCGGAACGGGGGCGCCAGCAGGCAGGGCGCTCGTCGAGACGGCGGATCACCTCGACGAGCTCCGCCGCGTTGAGCGGGACGCAAAACAGGATCTCGGCCGAGTGACGTCGACGCTTTCGAACACCGCGGCGTTCTTCGGTCCGCTCGTCGGCGGCGCGACGGTCGCGCTCGCCGACAGCGTCGGGACGACGGAGGCGCTGAACGGCAGCGCTCCCGAGACGGCTGGCCTCGGAATCGCCGTCGGCGTCTACGTCTTCCTTATGGCGGCGGTCCTGACGGGGCTTTCGACGGGGCTCCAGCGCGGGCTCGACCGGGCGACCGTCGGTTACCGGGTCGGCATCGCGCTCTGTACCGCGACGGTGACGTTCCTCCTCGCGGTCTTCGCGACGTCGGCCGTTTCCGGGGGTTTATAA